One window of Lepeophtheirus salmonis chromosome Z, UVic_Lsal_1.4, whole genome shotgun sequence genomic DNA carries:
- the LOC121130508 gene encoding uncharacterized protein, whose product MDWKVKATAIGIACTFLLFDVPWFIRLAFCLCSSRFGRKIKKIGKDEGIIYGICSTHDLDFMGHMNNVRYLRELDFARFDFFLRSGLGPYILTNQSNKPNMYCVIRSASIRYRRSINLFDFFSVQSRLVWWDEKSIYFEHRFITLRDQFVRAIAYSHCYIGNCDVEEMMRILDATPRPTLPPTDVQRWIDFMSSSSGKLKLELLSVPNGIVLNASSDSLSSSVVPCKTYFQIRFSNLFLYDVAIYALNVPPIVSLFLTDTKIVYLINYNLKFQTMWLPIAAAVLFSHFDIFWFLRWIIAKLTSYIRAPLSLKDESVVYSICYTTDIDYFFHMNNSRYLREFDFGRFDFYYRTRLLQFAEKQAGSYIVQHAASIRYRRSVNFLRPYKIVTKLVYFDSRSWYFEQMIVTVPDQFVRAVAFCKNTAVNFNVAEYMKNHHGMVAPSKIPEDLARWMESNELSSNKLRLTGHGNSVASNLYSSSGKMD is encoded by the exons atggaTTGGAAAGTTAAAGCCACTGCAATTGGAATTGCTTGcacctttcttctttttgacgTTCCTTGGTTTATTCGCCTTGCATTTTGCCTATGTAGCTCCAGATTTGgtagaaagattaaaaaaatagggaaagATGAAGggattatttatggaatatgttCCACTCATGATCTGGATTTTATGGGGCATATGAATAATGTGAGATATCTTAGAGAATTGGACTTTGCAcgctttgatttttttctaagaagTGGATTGGGACCGTATATCTTAACGAATCAAAGTAATAAGCCTAATATGTATTGTGTTATACGATCCGCTTCTATAAG ATATCGTCGTTCAATTAATCTCTTTGATTTCTTCAGTGTTCAGTCTCGCCTGGTTTGGTGGGATGAGAAGTCAATTTATTTCGAGCATCGATTTATAACATTGCGGGATCAGTTTGTCCGAGCCATTGCTTACTCTCATTGCTACATTGGGAATTGTGATGTTGAAGAAATGATGAGGATTTTAGACGCTACACCCAGGCCAACTTTGCCTCCTACTGATGTCCAACGTTGGATTGATTTTATGAGTTCCTCCTCAGGAAAGCTTAAGTTGGAACTTCTTAGCGTTCCAAATGGAATTGTCTTAAATGCTTCATCTGATAGTTTGTCATCCTCAGTTGTTCCTTGTAAAACATACT TCCAAATTcgattctcaaatttatttttgtatgatgtTGCTATATATGCTCTCAACGTTCCCCCcattgttagtttgtttttgacagatacaAAG ATTGTGTatctcattaattataatttgaaatttcagaCAATGTGGCTACCCATTGCAGCAGCTGTATTATTTTCGCACTTTGATATCTTTTGGTTTTTGAGATGGATCATAGCAAAACTCACTTCTTATATCAGGGCTCCTTTGAGCCTTAAAGATGAATCTGTtgtttattcaatttgttataCGACggatattgattatttttttcatatgaataaTTCGAGATATCTCAGAGAATTTGACTTTGGTCG atttgatttttattaccGAACTCGCCTACTACAATTTGCTGAAAAGCAAGCAGGTTCCTATATCGTTCAACACGCTGCAAGCATTCGCTACAGGCGTTCCGTCAACTTTCTAAGGCCATATAAAATCGTCaccaaacttgtttattttgatagtaGATCTTGGTATTTCGAACAAATGATAGTTACAGTTCCGGACCAATTTGTACGGGCTGTAGCCTTCTGTAAGAATACTGCAGTCAATTTTAATGTTGCGGAATATATGAAGAATCACCATGGAATGGTTGCTCCTTCTAAAATACCCGAGGACTTAGCCCGATGGATGGAGTCTAATGAATTGTCTTCCAATAAACTAAGGCTCACTGGTCATGGAAACTCAGTTGCTAGCAATCTTTATTCCTCATCTggaaaaatggattaa